The following are encoded in a window of Streptomyces sp. SAT1 genomic DNA:
- the mshB gene encoding N-acetyl-1-D-myo-inositol-2-amino-2-deoxy-alpha-D-glucopyranoside deacetylase, whose amino-acid sequence MTELPDRRLLLVHAHPDDESINNGATMARYAAEGALVTLVTCTLGERGEVIPPELAHLTGAALGAYRRRELAAAMGELGVADFRLLGGAGRYQDSGMTGLADNDDPDCFWQAGLDAAAAHLVAVIREVRPQVLVTYDDNGGYGHPDHIQAHRVAMRARELAADPAVRPDLGAPWEIARTYWNRVPRSVAEAAFARLDGELPGLPFEKAAGIDDVPGVVDDERITVRIEGGPAHAAAKAAAMRAHTTQIEVAEPYFALSNQLAQPLFTTEYYELVRGEGAGADAEGASTDLFAGIGVGEKDEEEGAGA is encoded by the coding sequence ATGACGGAACTGCCCGACCGGCGTCTGCTGCTGGTGCACGCGCATCCCGACGACGAGTCGATCAACAACGGCGCGACCATGGCCCGCTACGCGGCCGAGGGCGCGCTGGTGACGCTCGTGACCTGCACGCTGGGGGAGCGGGGTGAGGTCATCCCGCCGGAGCTGGCGCATCTGACCGGAGCCGCGCTCGGGGCGTACCGCAGGCGGGAGCTGGCCGCCGCGATGGGCGAGCTGGGCGTCGCGGACTTCCGGCTGCTGGGCGGCGCCGGGCGCTACCAGGACTCCGGGATGACGGGCCTCGCCGACAACGACGACCCGGACTGCTTCTGGCAGGCCGGACTCGACGCGGCGGCGGCCCACCTCGTCGCCGTGATCCGCGAGGTGCGCCCGCAGGTCCTCGTCACCTACGACGACAACGGCGGCTACGGCCACCCCGACCACATCCAGGCCCACCGCGTCGCCATGCGCGCCCGCGAGCTGGCCGCCGACCCTGCCGTGCGCCCCGACCTGGGCGCGCCCTGGGAGATCGCCAGGACGTACTGGAACCGGGTGCCGCGCTCCGTCGCCGAGGCCGCCTTCGCGCGGCTGGACGGGGAGCTGCCCGGCCTGCCGTTCGAGAAGGCGGCGGGCATCGACGACGTGCCCGGTGTCGTCGACGACGAGCGGATCACCGTACGGATCGAGGGCGGCCCCGCCCACGCCGCCGCCAAGGCCGCCGCGATGCGCGCCCACACCACCCAGATCGAGGTGGCCGAGCCGTACTTCGCGCTCTCCAACCAGCTCGCCCAGCCCCTGTTCACCACCGAGTACTACGAGCTGGTGCGCGGGGAAGGAGCCGGTGCGGACGCCGAGGGCGCCTCGACCGATCTGTTCGCCGGGATCGGCGTCGGTGAAAAGGACGAAGAAGAAGGGGCGGGGGCGTGA
- a CDS encoding DUF6113 family protein, whose product MSTSGRGAARSGGSGGNGGGGGGAAGGSMLAQPLRPPSAGRAAAYLVLFVLGAVVGIAGSLVQSAWFPGGLLLALAGAAGLFLGGARALRGRGGAVAGVVGWLVAVVLLTTSRPEGDFFFAAGGGSYLFLLGGMAVAVICATWGAGRATGRP is encoded by the coding sequence ATGAGTACGTCCGGACGCGGAGCCGCGCGCAGCGGCGGGAGCGGCGGGAACGGCGGAGGTGGTGGGGGTGCTGCCGGCGGGTCGATGCTGGCGCAGCCCCTTCGGCCGCCGTCCGCCGGGCGGGCCGCCGCCTACCTCGTGCTGTTCGTGCTCGGCGCGGTGGTCGGCATCGCCGGGTCGCTGGTGCAGTCGGCCTGGTTCCCGGGCGGGCTGCTGCTCGCCCTCGCCGGTGCGGCCGGGCTCTTCCTGGGCGGGGCACGGGCGCTGCGCGGGCGGGGCGGTGCCGTCGCGGGCGTGGTCGGCTGGCTGGTCGCCGTCGTGCTGCTCACCACCAGCCGCCCGGAGGGCGACTTCTTCTTCGCGGCGGGCGGCGGCTCCTATCTCTTCCTGCTCGGCGGCATGGCCGTGGCTGTGATCTGTGCCACCTGGGGCGCGGGCCGGGCAACCGGACGGCCGTGA
- a CDS encoding ABC transporter ATP-binding protein, whose protein sequence is MTTTAETTTAHATAVVAFDQVTKSYGTVRAVDGLSLALYPGETVALLGPNGAGKSTTLDLLLGLKQPDSGSLSVFGTGPREAIVAGRVGAMLQSGGLMDEVTVAELVKLACDLHPRPYEPADVLARAGVTQIADRKVNKLSGGQEQRVRFALATAGDSDLIVLDEPTTGMDVSARQAFWATMREQADQGRTVLFATHYLEEADAIADRVLVLHRGRLLADGTAAEIKAKAGARRIAFDLEGVIDEAALHGLPFLTSLTVSGQTVRAQSTDADATVHALYGLGVYPRNLEVAGLGLEQAFVAITEAEEAKQS, encoded by the coding sequence ATGACGACGACAGCGGAGACCACCACCGCGCACGCGACCGCGGTGGTGGCGTTCGACCAGGTGACCAAGAGCTACGGGACCGTACGGGCCGTGGACGGGCTGAGCCTCGCCCTGTACCCGGGGGAGACCGTGGCCCTGCTCGGCCCGAACGGGGCGGGCAAGTCGACCACCCTCGATCTGCTGCTCGGGCTCAAGCAGCCCGACAGCGGCTCCCTGTCCGTCTTCGGGACCGGCCCGCGCGAGGCGATCGTCGCCGGGCGCGTCGGCGCCATGCTCCAGAGCGGCGGGCTGATGGACGAGGTCACCGTCGCCGAGCTGGTCAAGCTCGCCTGCGACCTGCACCCCAGGCCGTACGAGCCGGCCGACGTGCTGGCCCGCGCCGGGGTCACGCAGATCGCCGACCGCAAGGTCAACAAGCTCTCCGGCGGCCAGGAGCAGCGGGTGCGCTTCGCCCTCGCCACGGCCGGTGACAGCGACCTGATCGTCCTGGACGAGCCGACGACCGGCATGGACGTCTCCGCCCGGCAGGCGTTCTGGGCCACCATGCGCGAGCAGGCCGACCAGGGCCGCACGGTCCTGTTCGCGACGCACTACCTGGAGGAGGCCGACGCCATCGCCGACCGGGTGCTCGTGCTGCACCGGGGCCGGCTGCTGGCCGACGGCACCGCCGCCGAGATCAAGGCGAAGGCGGGCGCCCGCCGGATCGCCTTCGACCTGGAGGGCGTGATCGACGAGGCGGCGCTGCACGGTCTGCCCTTCCTCACCTCGCTGACCGTGTCGGGGCAGACCGTCCGCGCCCAGTCCACCGACGCCGACGCGACCGTCCACGCCCTGTACGGACTCGGCGTCTACCCCCGCAATCTCGAAGTCGCCGGGCTCGGTCTTGAGCAGGCGTTCGTCGCCATCACCGAGGCCGAGGAGGCCAAGCAGTCGTGA
- a CDS encoding ABC transporter permease, whose protein sequence is MNSLIKLELARALRNRKFLFFSVLYPSILFLIIAGQADGTTKVDGTGLTLPTYMMVSMASFGALTAVLMGNSERIAKERESGWVRQLRLTTLPGRGYVFAKTASAAVVSLPSIVVVFVVAAVVKQVRLDAWQWLALTGAIWAGSLVFAALGVALGYLATGDAVRPITMIVYFGLSLLGGLWMPATTFPQWLQDIARWLPTHAYAALGQAIEQSQAPHAKDIAVLVVFFALFAGGAAWLYRKDTLKA, encoded by the coding sequence GTGAACAGTCTGATCAAGCTGGAACTCGCCCGCGCCCTGCGCAACCGCAAGTTCCTCTTCTTCTCCGTGCTCTACCCCTCGATCCTGTTCCTGATCATCGCGGGCCAGGCCGACGGCACGACGAAGGTCGACGGCACCGGGCTGACCCTGCCGACGTACATGATGGTCTCCATGGCCTCCTTCGGCGCGCTGACCGCCGTGCTCATGGGCAACAGCGAGCGGATCGCCAAGGAGCGCGAGAGCGGCTGGGTGCGGCAGCTGCGGCTGACCACCCTGCCGGGGCGCGGCTACGTCTTCGCGAAGACCGCCAGCGCGGCCGTGGTCAGCCTGCCGTCCATCGTGGTCGTCTTCGTGGTCGCCGCCGTCGTCAAGCAGGTCCGCCTGGACGCCTGGCAGTGGCTCGCCCTGACCGGCGCGATCTGGGCGGGCAGCCTGGTCTTCGCGGCGCTCGGCGTCGCCCTCGGCTACCTCGCCACCGGCGACGCGGTCCGCCCCATCACCATGATCGTCTACTTCGGTCTCTCCCTGCTGGGCGGCCTGTGGATGCCCGCGACCACCTTCCCGCAGTGGCTCCAGGACATCGCCAGGTGGCTGCCCACGCACGCGTACGCTGCTCTGGGGCAGGCCATCGAACAGAGCCAGGCCCCGCACGCCAAGGACATCGCCGTCCTGGTCGTCTTCTTCGCCCTGTTCGCGGGCGGCGCGGCCTGGCTGTACCGGAAGGACACGCTGAAGGCGTGA
- a CDS encoding sensor histidine kinase, producing the protein MSTMTDERTEQGRQDRLLRMGEPPRTLGEAWRKLVWILPWLVFLSSPVHDLAAGTHQPAATAAGWAGLAAFTGTYLALVFRNMGRPFSEPVVACMVAVLGVLAVVLTLTLGGAWIGLFVYVSVVCGTTFPLRVAYAAIPATTVVMVLVGQAVGAGAMWTLVLLVLLVGFAMTGVRQLVRTTIELRQARATVAQLAANEERLRLARDLHDLLGHSLSLITLKSELAGRMLPGHPDKAAQQVADIEQVSRQALVDVREAVTGYRRPRLAAELAGARVALAAAGVGCDLPAEPALDGVPEESESALAWALREAVTNVVRHSGARRCAVEVVRRQTLDGPMLELSVEDDGTGGSGGGPGNGLTGLAERLEKAGGLLEAGRLRRGFRLVARVPAAAGGNVGSRA; encoded by the coding sequence GTGAGCACCATGACGGACGAGCGCACCGAGCAGGGCCGCCAGGACCGGCTGCTGCGCATGGGCGAACCGCCGCGCACCCTGGGGGAGGCCTGGCGCAAGCTGGTGTGGATCCTGCCCTGGCTGGTCTTCCTCAGCTCGCCGGTGCACGACCTGGCCGCAGGCACCCACCAGCCGGCGGCCACCGCGGCCGGCTGGGCCGGGCTCGCCGCCTTCACCGGGACCTATCTGGCGCTGGTCTTCCGGAACATGGGCCGCCCCTTCTCCGAGCCGGTCGTCGCCTGCATGGTCGCCGTCCTCGGGGTCCTCGCCGTCGTCCTGACCCTGACCCTCGGCGGGGCCTGGATCGGCCTGTTCGTGTACGTCTCGGTGGTCTGCGGCACGACGTTCCCGCTGCGTGTGGCCTACGCGGCCATCCCGGCGACCACCGTGGTGATGGTGCTCGTGGGCCAGGCCGTCGGCGCGGGGGCGATGTGGACGCTGGTCCTGCTGGTGCTGCTCGTCGGGTTCGCCATGACGGGCGTACGGCAGCTGGTGCGCACCACAATCGAGCTGCGCCAGGCCCGCGCCACGGTCGCCCAGCTCGCCGCGAACGAGGAGCGGCTGCGCCTCGCCCGCGACCTGCACGACCTGCTAGGCCACTCGCTCTCCCTGATCACGCTGAAGAGCGAGCTGGCCGGGCGGATGCTGCCCGGCCACCCGGACAAGGCCGCCCAGCAGGTCGCCGACATCGAGCAGGTCAGCCGGCAGGCCCTGGTCGACGTGCGCGAGGCCGTCACCGGCTACCGGCGCCCGCGCCTGGCCGCCGAGCTGGCCGGTGCCCGGGTCGCCCTCGCCGCGGCCGGGGTGGGCTGCGATCTGCCCGCCGAGCCCGCCCTCGACGGCGTCCCCGAGGAGAGCGAGTCCGCGCTCGCCTGGGCGCTGCGCGAGGCCGTCACCAACGTCGTACGGCACAGCGGCGCCCGGCGCTGCGCGGTCGAGGTGGTGCGCCGCCAGACCCTGGACGGTCCGATGCTCGAACTGTCCGTGGAGGACGACGGTACGGGCGGCTCCGGCGGCGGCCCCGGGAACGGCCTGACCGGTCTTGCCGAACGCCTGGAGAAGGCCGGCGGCCTGCTGGAGGCGGGCCGGCTCAGGCGTGGATTCCGGCTGGTCGCCCGGGTGCCGGCCGCCGCCGGGGGGAACGTAGGATCCCGGGCATGA
- a CDS encoding response regulator transcription factor, with amino-acid sequence MSSTIKVLLAEDQSMVREALAALLGLEDDIEVVAQVARGDEVVAAAHAHGIDVALLDIEMPGCTGIEAAARLHRELPDVRLVVLTTFGRPGYLRSAMEAGADAFLVKDAPAAQLAAAVRKVLAGERVIDPTLAAAALAEGANPLTDREREVLRAAADGSTNAELAAALHLSQGTVRNYLSTAIQKLAVRNRTEAVRIAREKGWL; translated from the coding sequence ATGAGCAGCACGATCAAGGTCCTCCTCGCCGAGGACCAGTCGATGGTCCGCGAGGCACTGGCCGCCCTGCTCGGCCTGGAGGACGACATCGAGGTCGTCGCGCAGGTGGCCCGCGGCGACGAGGTCGTGGCCGCCGCGCACGCCCACGGGATCGACGTGGCCCTGCTCGACATCGAGATGCCCGGCTGCACCGGCATCGAGGCCGCCGCCCGGCTCCACCGGGAGCTGCCGGACGTCCGGCTGGTGGTGCTCACCACCTTCGGCCGCCCCGGCTATCTGCGCAGCGCCATGGAGGCGGGCGCCGACGCCTTCCTCGTCAAGGACGCCCCGGCCGCCCAGCTCGCCGCGGCCGTGCGCAAGGTACTGGCCGGGGAGCGGGTCATCGACCCCACGCTGGCCGCCGCCGCCCTCGCCGAGGGCGCCAACCCGCTCACCGACCGCGAGCGCGAGGTGCTGCGCGCCGCCGCCGACGGCTCCACCAACGCCGAGCTGGCCGCGGCCCTGCACCTGTCCCAGGGCACCGTCCGCAACTACCTCTCCACGGCCATCCAGAAGCTCGCCGTCCGCAACAGGACGGAAGCGGTCCGCATCGCCCGGGAGAAGGGCTGGTTGTAG
- a CDS encoding transglutaminase-like domain-containing protein — protein sequence MRHPAPPPPGRSAELRRRFAEEARAERPDLAALCLLTGAVGDGTLDEDGLDAAQLDLDRLAGQLPYRPGTPLAWARAVGALLGERYGFRGAAADYQRLDSSLLHAVLRRRRGLPILLSVVWLEVARRAGAPVYGVALPGHFVVGFGEAAEQVLADPFDGGRVLTGADAELLVTGTTGAPLDPSMTVPAEPLDVVLRILNNIRAWAALRPERSDVALWAVDLSLLLPAHPARLRHERARLLVERGEFTEGARALEEYADLVAAVDEDAAGQVRAQARAARARLN from the coding sequence ATGCGCCATCCCGCTCCCCCGCCGCCCGGCCGGTCCGCCGAACTGCGCCGGCGCTTCGCCGAGGAGGCGCGCGCCGAGCGGCCCGACCTGGCGGCGCTGTGCCTGCTGACCGGCGCGGTGGGCGACGGCACGCTGGACGAGGACGGGCTGGACGCGGCCCAGCTCGACCTGGACCGGCTGGCCGGGCAGCTGCCCTACCGGCCGGGCACCCCGCTCGCCTGGGCGCGGGCCGTGGGCGCCCTGCTGGGCGAGCGGTACGGGTTCCGCGGCGCGGCCGCGGACTACCAGCGGCTGGACTCCTCGCTGCTGCACGCGGTGCTGCGGCGGCGGCGCGGGCTGCCCATCCTGCTGTCCGTGGTGTGGCTGGAGGTGGCGCGCCGGGCCGGGGCGCCGGTGTACGGGGTGGCGCTGCCGGGGCACTTCGTGGTCGGGTTCGGCGAGGCGGCCGAACAGGTGCTCGCCGATCCGTTCGACGGGGGCCGGGTGCTCACCGGGGCGGACGCGGAGCTGCTGGTGACCGGGACGACGGGCGCCCCGCTGGACCCGTCGATGACGGTGCCGGCCGAGCCGCTGGACGTCGTGCTGCGGATCCTGAACAACATCCGCGCCTGGGCGGCCCTGCGGCCCGAGCGCTCCGACGTGGCGCTGTGGGCGGTCGACCTGTCGCTGCTGCTGCCCGCGCACCCGGCGCGACTGCGCCACGAGCGGGCCCGGCTGCTGGTGGAGCGGGGCGAGTTCACCGAGGGCGCGCGGGCGCTGGAGGAGTACGCGGACCTGGTGGCCGCCGTGGACGAGGACGCCGCCGGGCAGGTGCGCGCCCAGGCGCGGGCGGCGCGGGCCCGGCTGAACTGA
- a CDS encoding GNAT family N-acetyltransferase: MEIWATGPPVVRITAADVGKRVSVRRLSEPRGTGEKFTDTVGVLTSWDNGVLLITRKSGETVRVAESSMVAGKVVPPAPARRRGPAASYPELARAAARAWQPVESERLGDWELRAASGFTRRANSVLPLGDPGLPLDAALAAVRRWYRERGLPAYVQTATGAEGTQELLGAELERRGWTREVSAELWTGALAPVADRADPAAAAAVRLSRTADEAWLARYRRKGVSEVALKVLGGGPSVWFATVPGAHAGDAPAAIGRCVVDGRWASFAAVEVDPALRRRGLAGAVLAALARRALDEGASAAWLQVETDNTAARALYAGLGFTAHHAYHHYREPEPQADGDAAGPPSSPASP, encoded by the coding sequence GTGGAAATCTGGGCGACAGGGCCGCCAGTGGTCCGTATCACCGCTGCTGACGTGGGCAAACGGGTCTCCGTGCGGCGCTTGAGCGAACCTCGGGGAACGGGTGAGAAGTTCACCGACACGGTCGGAGTTCTCACATCATGGGACAACGGTGTGCTGCTGATCACACGCAAGAGCGGTGAAACCGTGCGTGTCGCGGAGTCCTCCATGGTGGCCGGGAAGGTGGTTCCGCCGGCCCCGGCCCGCCGCCGGGGACCCGCCGCCTCCTACCCCGAGCTGGCGCGCGCCGCAGCCCGTGCCTGGCAGCCGGTGGAGAGCGAGCGGCTCGGCGACTGGGAGCTGCGGGCGGCCTCCGGCTTCACCCGCCGCGCCAATTCCGTGCTGCCGCTCGGCGACCCCGGCCTTCCGCTCGACGCGGCCCTGGCCGCCGTACGACGCTGGTACCGGGAGCGCGGCCTGCCCGCGTACGTGCAGACCGCCACCGGCGCCGAGGGCACGCAGGAACTGCTGGGCGCGGAGCTGGAGCGGCGCGGCTGGACGCGCGAGGTGAGCGCCGAGCTGTGGACCGGGGCGCTCGCGCCGGTCGCCGACCGGGCGGACCCGGCCGCGGCCGCGGCGGTACGGCTGTCGCGCACGGCCGACGAGGCATGGCTCGCGCGCTACCGGCGCAAGGGGGTGAGCGAGGTGGCCCTGAAGGTCCTGGGCGGCGGGCCCTCGGTGTGGTTCGCGACGGTCCCGGGCGCGCACGCCGGGGACGCGCCCGCCGCGATCGGGCGGTGTGTCGTGGACGGCCGGTGGGCCTCCTTCGCCGCCGTCGAGGTGGATCCGGCGCTGCGCCGCCGGGGCCTGGCCGGCGCCGTCCTGGCCGCGCTCGCCCGGCGCGCCCTCGACGAGGGCGCCTCGGCCGCCTGGCTCCAGGTGGAGACCGACAACACGGCCGCGCGGGCGCTGTACGCCGGACTCGGCTTCACGGCCCACCACGCCTACCACCACTACCGCGAGCCGGAGCCGCAGGCGGACGGGGACGCCGCCGGGCCGCCGTCCTCACCCGCGTCGCCGTGA
- the fdxA gene encoding ferredoxin yields MTYVIAQPCVDVKDKACIEECPVDCIYEGQRSLYIHPDECVDCGACEPVCPVEAIFYEDDVPEEWKDYYKANVEFFDELGSPGGASKLGLIERDHPFVAALPPQAE; encoded by the coding sequence GTGACCTACGTCATCGCGCAGCCTTGTGTCGACGTGAAGGACAAGGCGTGCATCGAGGAGTGCCCGGTCGACTGCATCTACGAGGGCCAGCGGTCCTTGTACATCCACCCGGACGAATGCGTCGACTGTGGTGCCTGTGAGCCGGTCTGCCCGGTCGAGGCGATCTTCTACGAGGACGACGTGCCGGAGGAGTGGAAGGACTACTACAAGGCCAACGTCGAGTTCTTCGACGAGCTCGGCTCTCCGGGCGGCGCCAGCAAGCTGGGGCTGATCGAGCGTGACCACCCGTTCGTCGCCGCGCTGCCGCCGCAGGCCGAGTAA
- a CDS encoding bifunctional succinyldiaminopimelate transaminase/glutamate-prephenate aminotransferase, which translates to MSAVSDRLPAFPWDKLEPYKKTAAAHPDGIVDLSVGTPVDPVPELIQKALVAAADSPGYPTVWGTPELRDAITGWTERRLGARGITHRHVLPIVGSKELVAWLPTQLGLGPGDKVAFPRLAYPTYEVGARLARAEYVAYDEPTELDPAGLKLLWLNSPSNPTGKVLGKEELTRTLAWAREHGVLVVSDECYLELGWEAEPVSVLHPEVNGGSHDGIVAVHSLSKRSNLAGYRAAFLAGDPAVLGPLLEIRKHGGMMTSAPTQAAVVAALGDDVHVHQQRERYAARRAALRAALLGHGFRIEHSEASLYLWATRDESCWDTVAHLAGLGILVAPGDFYGPAGDRFVRVALTATDERVAAAVARL; encoded by the coding sequence GTGTCCGCAGTCTCCGACCGCCTTCCGGCCTTCCCCTGGGACAAGCTGGAGCCGTACAAGAAGACGGCCGCCGCCCACCCGGACGGCATCGTCGACCTGTCGGTCGGCACCCCGGTCGACCCGGTCCCCGAGCTGATCCAGAAGGCGCTGGTCGCCGCGGCCGACTCGCCGGGCTATCCGACGGTCTGGGGCACGCCCGAACTGCGCGACGCGATCACCGGCTGGACCGAGCGCCGCCTCGGCGCGCGTGGGATCACCCACCGGCACGTGCTGCCGATCGTCGGCTCCAAGGAACTGGTCGCCTGGCTCCCCACCCAGCTGGGCCTCGGCCCCGGTGACAAGGTCGCCTTCCCGCGCCTGGCCTACCCGACGTACGAGGTCGGCGCCCGGCTGGCCCGCGCGGAGTACGTGGCCTACGACGAGCCGACCGAGCTGGACCCGGCGGGCCTGAAGCTGCTGTGGCTGAACTCGCCCTCCAACCCCACCGGCAAGGTGCTGGGCAAGGAGGAGCTGACCCGGACCCTCGCCTGGGCCCGCGAGCACGGCGTCCTGGTCGTCTCCGACGAGTGCTACCTGGAGCTGGGCTGGGAGGCCGAGCCCGTCTCGGTGCTGCACCCCGAGGTGAACGGCGGCTCCCACGACGGCATCGTCGCCGTCCACTCCCTCTCCAAGCGCTCCAACCTGGCGGGCTACCGCGCCGCGTTCCTCGCGGGCGACCCGGCGGTCCTCGGTCCGCTGCTGGAGATCCGCAAGCACGGCGGCATGATGACCTCGGCGCCGACCCAGGCGGCGGTCGTGGCGGCGCTGGGCGACGACGTCCACGTCCACCAGCAGCGCGAGCGCTACGCCGCCCGCCGCGCCGCCCTGCGCGCGGCCCTGCTCGGCCACGGCTTCCGCATCGAGCACAGCGAGGCCAGCCTGTACCTGTGGGCGACCCGCGACGAGTCCTGCTGGGACACGGTGGCGCACCTGGCCGGTCTCGGCATCCTGGTCGCCCCCGGCGACTTCTACGGCCCGGCCGGCGACCGCTTCGTCCGGGTGGCCCTCACGGCGACCGACGAGCGGGTGGCGGCGGCCGTCGCCCGGCTCTGA
- a CDS encoding heavy metal transporter has protein sequence MPEPSPTPKRRGRLLRSGAALCVLLAVAGYLTVQYLTGGTGPGCEVVAAGRDGGSYEFTPEQAVNAATIAAVGTGRGMPERAVTIALATALQESDLRNLDHGDRDSLGLFQQRPSQGWGSAKEIMDPAYSAGMFYQHLDKVDGYQRLPVTVAAQRVQRSGFPEAYARHEPDAALLSAALTGRAAATLTCQGRPGISPSTGPDAVRAALVRDFGREVVQVAAAEAGGGRGASAAPTAPAAGAATDGRTVTLPVRTGSGDGRSTAERGWQLAHWAVANASALHIERVAYAGREWTAGVTEGEWRAVDGKNGARSEGPAGSAGSAATVRITTGR, from the coding sequence GTGCCAGAGCCGTCCCCCACTCCGAAGCGTCGTGGCCGCCTCCTCAGGTCGGGGGCGGCCCTCTGCGTCCTGCTCGCGGTCGCGGGCTATCTCACGGTGCAGTACCTGACCGGCGGTACGGGCCCCGGCTGCGAGGTCGTGGCGGCCGGCCGGGACGGCGGGTCCTACGAGTTCACCCCGGAGCAGGCGGTGAACGCGGCGACCATCGCGGCCGTCGGCACCGGGCGCGGCATGCCCGAGCGGGCCGTGACGATCGCGCTGGCGACCGCCCTCCAGGAGTCGGACCTGCGCAATCTGGACCACGGCGACCGGGACTCGCTCGGCCTGTTCCAGCAACGGCCCTCGCAGGGCTGGGGGTCGGCGAAGGAGATCATGGACCCGGCGTACTCGGCGGGGATGTTCTACCAGCACCTGGACAAGGTGGACGGGTATCAGCGGCTGCCGGTGACCGTGGCGGCGCAGCGCGTGCAGCGCAGCGGCTTCCCGGAGGCGTACGCCCGGCACGAGCCGGACGCGGCGCTGCTCTCCGCCGCCCTGACCGGACGGGCCGCGGCCACGCTGACCTGCCAGGGCAGGCCGGGCATCAGCCCGTCGACGGGTCCGGACGCGGTACGGGCGGCGCTGGTGCGGGACTTCGGCCGCGAGGTGGTGCAGGTGGCCGCGGCCGAGGCGGGCGGCGGCCGCGGCGCGTCGGCCGCGCCCACGGCACCGGCCGCCGGGGCGGCCACGGACGGGCGCACGGTGACGCTGCCGGTGCGGACCGGCTCCGGTGACGGGCGCAGCACCGCCGAGCGCGGCTGGCAGCTGGCGCACTGGGCGGTGGCCAACGCCTCCGCGCTGCACATCGAGCGGGTGGCGTACGCCGGGCGGGAGTGGACCGCCGGGGTGACCGAGGGCGAGTGGCGCGCGGTGGACGGGAAGAACGGCGCTCGATCCGAGGGCCCGGCGGGTTCGGCGGGTTCGGCGGCCACGGTCCGCATCACGACGGGCCGTTAG
- the dapE gene encoding succinyl-diaminopimelate desuccinylase: MADTPLDLTLDAARLTAQLVDFPSESGTEKPLADAIEAALRALPHLTVDRMGNNVVARTHLGHDQRVILAGHIDTVPIADNVPSRLDEDGVLWGCGTCDMKAGVAVQLRIAATVPAPNRDLTFVFYDNEEVAADLNGLKHVAEARPDWLAGDFAILLEPSDGQVEGGCQGTLRVLLKTKGERAHSARGWMGANAVHAAAPILRKLAEYQPRHPVIDGLEYREGLNAVGISGGVAGNVIPDECVVTVNFRYAPDRSEEEAVAHVREVFADCGVEEFVIDDHSGGALPGLDHPAAAAFIEAVGGVPLPKYGWTDVSRFSALGVPAVNYGPGNPHLAHKRDERVETAKILTGEERLRAWLTS, translated from the coding sequence ATGGCCGATACCCCGCTTGACCTCACGCTGGACGCCGCGCGACTCACCGCGCAGCTCGTGGACTTCCCCTCGGAGAGCGGCACCGAGAAGCCGCTCGCCGACGCGATCGAGGCCGCGCTGCGCGCCCTGCCGCACCTGACGGTGGACCGCATGGGCAACAACGTCGTCGCCCGCACGCACCTCGGGCACGACCAGCGGGTGATCCTGGCCGGACACATCGACACCGTCCCGATCGCGGACAACGTGCCGTCCCGGCTGGACGAGGACGGCGTGCTCTGGGGCTGCGGCACCTGCGACATGAAGGCGGGCGTGGCCGTGCAGCTGCGCATCGCCGCCACCGTCCCGGCCCCCAACCGCGACCTCACCTTCGTCTTCTACGACAACGAGGAGGTCGCCGCCGACCTGAACGGCCTCAAGCACGTCGCCGAGGCCCGTCCGGACTGGCTGGCGGGCGACTTCGCGATCCTCCTGGAGCCGTCCGACGGCCAGGTCGAGGGCGGCTGCCAGGGCACCCTGCGCGTCCTGCTGAAGACCAAGGGCGAGCGGGCGCACTCCGCGCGCGGCTGGATGGGCGCCAACGCCGTCCACGCCGCCGCGCCCATCCTGCGCAAGCTCGCCGAGTACCAGCCCCGTCACCCGGTCATCGACGGCCTGGAGTACCGCGAGGGCCTCAACGCGGTCGGCATCTCGGGCGGAGTCGCGGGCAACGTGATCCCCGACGAGTGCGTCGTCACCGTCAACTTCCGCTACGCGCCCGACCGCAGCGAGGAGGAGGCCGTCGCCCATGTCCGCGAGGTCTTCGCGGACTGCGGCGTCGAGGAGTTCGTGATCGACGACCACAGCGGCGGCGCGCTGCCCGGCCTCGACCACCCGGCCGCCGCCGCCTTCATCGAGGCGGTCGGCGGCGTCCCGCTGCCCAAGTACGGCTGGACGGACGTCTCCCGCTTCTCCGCGCTCGGCGTCCCCGCCGTCAACTACGGCCCCGGCAACCCCCACCTGGCGCACAAGCGGGACGAACGGGTGGAGACCGCGAAGATCCTCACCGGCGAGGAGCGGCTGCGCGCCTGGCTGACGAGCTGA